In Acidobacteriota bacterium, a single window of DNA contains:
- a CDS encoding phasin family protein → MAKNKLNVDKLQTEVLESARKVWLAGLGAVSTVEEGTTKLFDQLVEQGREASTRGKKEADKVRARVEGEFDKARSRVEGEYTKARSRVQDTLDEAGGRFDQQVANALHRLGIPTRSEIQTLTQRVEELTKQVELWSGAATPAASRVVYHVSTEADGWKVQAEGAETPVVIKDTKGEAVDAARELAKSQEPSQVVVHKMDGTIQHSYSYGDTSN, encoded by the coding sequence ATGGCTAAGAACAAACTGAATGTCGACAAGCTTCAGACAGAGGTACTGGAATCCGCCCGCAAAGTGTGGCTTGCTGGCCTTGGCGCCGTCTCCACCGTTGAGGAGGGCACCACCAAGCTCTTCGATCAGCTGGTGGAGCAGGGTCGCGAGGCTTCTACCCGCGGCAAGAAAGAGGCGGACAAGGTGCGCGCTCGAGTCGAGGGCGAATTCGACAAGGCCCGTTCCCGGGTCGAGGGCGAGTACACCAAGGCTCGCTCCCGCGTCCAGGACACCCTCGACGAGGCCGGTGGCCGCTTCGACCAGCAGGTCGCCAACGCCCTTCATCGCCTGGGCATTCCCACCCGCTCGGAGATCCAGACCTTGACCCAGCGGGTCGAGGAGCTCACCAAGCAGGTCGAGCTGTGGAGCGGTGCCGCAACGCCGGCCGCCAGCCGCGTCGTCTACCACGTCTCCACCGAGGCCGACGGCTGGAAGGTGCAGGCGGAAGGCGCCGAGACCCCGGTGGTGATCAAGGACACCAAGGGCGAGGCCGTCGACGCCGCCCGCGAGCTGGCCAAGAGCCAGGAGCCGAGCCAGGTGGTGGTGCACAAGATGGACGGAACCATCCAGCACAGCTACAGCTACGGCGACACCTCGAACTAA
- a CDS encoding DUF1501 domain-containing protein: MKSTRRGFMMGCSAAIASLAGSRIHTVAFGDTGPEGPYPKGAFNDETLVVVFLRGGMDGLNVVAPIDGVDRGHYEAARPDLQLPVSGTGAALPLDAQFGLHPAAAPLHDLWQNNSLAIVHAAGMNESTRSHFDAMEYIELGTPGVKSTTTGWLTRHLDSANNLPPEIVMPSLAVGDLQQTSQLGNLETINLVDPDQFHFQNGPWRWRDAQRTALRRMLQGGNSPLHQTARQALDAVDIVELYTGDNYMPANGAVYPETSFGEDLQVVAQMIKLDLGLRVVTVDLGGWDTHESQGNGSGGYFAGLLGELAQGLAALYLDLDGSGSANYAQRLTVVAQSEFGRRFTQNADDGTDHGHGNVMMVLGGNVNGGFHGAWPGLAPGQLFEGVDLAVTTDYRQVLSEILIRRLGNNQLGTVFPGYGGYSPLGVVQGNDIPPDYSGGREEIFSDGFETGDPGRWIVGGG, translated from the coding sequence ATGAAAAGCACACGACGCGGATTCATGATGGGATGCTCGGCGGCCATCGCCAGCCTGGCGGGCTCGCGCATCCACACCGTCGCCTTTGGCGATACCGGCCCGGAAGGGCCCTATCCAAAAGGAGCATTTAACGACGAAACCCTGGTGGTAGTCTTCCTGCGCGGCGGCATGGACGGGCTCAACGTGGTGGCGCCCATCGACGGCGTCGACCGCGGCCATTACGAGGCGGCGCGGCCGGACCTCCAGCTGCCGGTTTCCGGCACCGGAGCCGCCTTGCCCCTGGACGCCCAATTCGGTCTCCACCCGGCGGCGGCGCCGCTGCACGACCTGTGGCAGAACAACAGCCTGGCCATCGTGCACGCCGCCGGCATGAACGAATCCACCCGCTCCCACTTCGACGCCATGGAGTACATCGAGCTGGGCACCCCAGGAGTCAAGAGCACCACCACGGGCTGGCTGACCCGCCATCTCGATTCCGCCAACAATCTGCCGCCGGAGATCGTCATGCCGTCGCTGGCGGTGGGGGATCTGCAGCAGACCTCCCAGCTGGGCAATCTGGAGACCATCAACCTGGTGGATCCGGATCAATTCCATTTCCAGAACGGCCCCTGGCGCTGGCGCGACGCCCAGCGCACCGCTCTGCGGCGGATGCTCCAAGGCGGCAACAGCCCTCTGCACCAAACCGCCCGCCAGGCCCTGGATGCGGTGGACATCGTCGAGCTCTACACCGGTGACAACTACATGCCCGCCAACGGCGCGGTATACCCGGAGACCAGCTTCGGCGAGGACCTGCAGGTGGTGGCCCAGATGATCAAGCTCGATCTGGGGCTGCGGGTGGTCACCGTCGATCTGGGCGGCTGGGACACCCACGAAAGCCAGGGCAATGGCTCCGGTGGCTATTTCGCCGGATTGCTGGGGGAGCTGGCTCAGGGGCTGGCGGCGCTCTATCTGGACCTCGACGGCAGCGGCAGCGCGAACTACGCCCAGCGGCTCACCGTGGTGGCCCAGAGCGAGTTCGGCCGCCGCTTCACCCAGAACGCCGACGACGGCACGGACCACGGGCACGGCAACGTGATGATGGTGCTCGGCGGCAACGTCAACGGCGGGTTCCACGGCGCCTGGCCGGGGCTGGCGCCGGGGCAGCTCTTCGAAGGGGTGGATCTGGCGGTGACCACCGACTACCGACAGGTGCTGAGCGAGATCCTCATCCGCCGGCTGGGCAACAACCAGCTGGGCACCGTTTTCCCCGGCTATGGCGGCTACAGCCCCCTGGGCGTGGTCCAGGGCAACGACATTCCGCCGGATTACAGCGGCGGCCGGGAGGAGATCTTCAGCGACGGCTTCGAGACCGGCGATCCGGGACGGTGGATCGTCGGCGGCGGGTGA
- the gldC gene encoding gliding motility protein GldC has translation MSQDVPNQSEQDQTQPPQDKQITLNVQLDEKRIAETIHWHATDAPHPEPQACDAFLLSIWDAANKATLRIDLWTKEMKVDQMNAFVLQTLMTMADTFQNATNNQEQADEIRAFTQDLATRLQLPAEE, from the coding sequence ATGAGTCAGGACGTCCCCAACCAGTCTGAGCAAGATCAGACCCAGCCGCCGCAGGACAAGCAGATCACCCTCAACGTTCAGCTGGACGAGAAACGCATCGCCGAGACCATTCACTGGCATGCCACCGATGCTCCTCATCCGGAGCCCCAGGCCTGCGATGCCTTCCTGCTCTCCATCTGGGATGCGGCGAACAAGGCGACGCTGCGCATCGATCTGTGGACCAAGGAGATGAAGGTGGATCAGATGAACGCCTTCGTCCTCCAGACCCTGATGACCATGGCGGATACCTTCCAGAACGCCACCAACAATCAGGAGCAGGCGGACGAGATCCGCGCCTTCACCCAGGATCTAGCGACCCGTCTGCAGCTGCCGGCGGAAGAGTAG
- the selD gene encoding selenide, water dikinase SelD — translation MGPGDLSSMIERLTGLAGGDGRVVVGPQTADDAGVMRYGDRALVATADFITPVCDDPRRFGRVAAANALSDIFAMGGEALLGLNLCCFPGAGAPEGVLAEILVGAAEKLREAGAALLGGHSVKDDELKYGLAVIGEADPERLLTNAGARPGDRLLLTKALGTGVLVNAFKADQLDEAGLEAALTQMEVLNLEASRLALAHGAHAATDITGFGLAGHALEVAKASGVELHLRYGDLPVLNGFYRLVRAGVSTGCTGLNRRYTQDSLELPDLSKEQEELLFDPQTSGGLLISVSKGSAEALLGGLRSTGLDAREIGFVRRGEPRLVVS, via the coding sequence ATAGGTCCGGGGGACCTTTCCTCGATGATCGAGCGGCTTACCGGCCTCGCCGGTGGGGACGGGAGAGTTGTGGTCGGGCCCCAAACCGCCGACGACGCCGGGGTGATGCGCTACGGCGACCGCGCCCTGGTGGCCACCGCCGACTTCATCACGCCGGTGTGCGACGATCCCCGCCGCTTCGGGCGGGTGGCGGCGGCCAACGCTCTCTCGGACATCTTCGCCATGGGCGGCGAGGCGCTGCTGGGCCTCAACCTCTGCTGCTTTCCCGGTGCCGGGGCGCCGGAGGGCGTGCTGGCGGAGATCCTGGTGGGAGCCGCGGAGAAGTTGCGGGAGGCGGGGGCGGCGCTGCTGGGCGGTCACTCGGTGAAGGACGACGAGCTCAAATACGGCCTGGCGGTGATCGGCGAGGCGGATCCGGAGCGACTGCTCACCAACGCCGGAGCTCGCCCCGGGGATCGCCTGCTGCTGACCAAGGCCCTGGGCACCGGCGTGTTGGTCAACGCCTTCAAGGCGGATCAGCTCGACGAGGCCGGGCTGGAAGCGGCGCTGACGCAGATGGAGGTGCTCAACCTGGAGGCCTCCCGCCTGGCCTTGGCCCATGGCGCCCACGCCGCCACCGACATCACCGGCTTCGGGCTCGCCGGTCACGCTCTGGAGGTGGCCAAGGCTTCCGGCGTCGAGCTACACCTTCGGTATGGGGATCTGCCGGTGCTCAACGGCTTCTACCGCCTGGTCCGAGCCGGTGTCAGCACCGGCTGCACCGGTCTCAACCGACGCTACACCCAGGATTCTCTGGAGCTGCCGGACCTCTCCAAGGAGCAGGAAGAACTCCTCTTCGACCCCCAAACCTCCGGCGGACTGCTGATCTCGGTGTCGAAAGGCAGCGCCGAAGCCCTCCTCGGCGGCCTCCGCTCCACCGGCCTCGACGCCCGGGAGATCGGCTTCGTCCGCCGCGGGGAGCCGCGGTTGGTGGTTTCCTAG
- a CDS encoding efflux RND transporter periplasmic adaptor subunit: MRRGRLLAPIIGIALLAIALPLALTSRATSVEAPPIATKRVEVAPASTADVARDLRFSGIVRAERHAELSFPLGGRLVRRPVDLGDRVRAGQVLAELDLRQTANALESARAALAEVEARRMQTQQERQRVERLAASGAATAEELEQVTAAAEALEAAKAAAQARLEDARRMGDDSVLIASFAGTITEVRMEVGEYAGAGKTVMVVSGDGPLEVEVGVPEGLVTQLEPGSDAEARLPFAEDRTVPGTVRSLGRAAAGAGNLFPVVVALGEPQGVAPGMTAEVLLTSRTNDSVTVPLAAILNPGGSRPRVFRLIDDGAEEIVQQVAVRVEQLTGERVAVRGELEPGDLVVVSGHGGLLDGDTVEVVR; this comes from the coding sequence ATGAGACGAGGACGCCTGCTAGCCCCGATCATCGGCATCGCCCTACTAGCCATCGCTTTGCCCTTGGCCCTGACCTCCCGCGCCACCAGCGTCGAGGCGCCCCCCATCGCCACCAAACGGGTGGAGGTGGCACCAGCGAGCACTGCCGATGTCGCCCGCGACCTGCGCTTCTCCGGCATCGTTCGGGCGGAGCGCCACGCCGAGCTCTCCTTCCCCCTGGGCGGGCGCCTGGTGCGCCGGCCGGTGGATCTCGGCGACCGCGTGCGGGCCGGCCAGGTGCTCGCCGAGCTCGACCTGCGGCAGACCGCCAACGCCCTGGAGAGCGCCCGGGCGGCGCTGGCGGAGGTAGAGGCCCGGCGGATGCAGACCCAGCAGGAGCGCCAACGGGTGGAGCGCCTCGCCGCCAGCGGTGCCGCCACCGCCGAGGAGCTGGAGCAGGTCACCGCCGCCGCCGAGGCCCTGGAAGCAGCCAAGGCCGCAGCCCAAGCGCGGTTGGAGGACGCCCGGCGGATGGGCGACGACTCGGTGCTCATCGCCTCCTTCGCCGGCACCATCACCGAGGTGAGGATGGAGGTGGGGGAATACGCCGGCGCCGGCAAGACGGTGATGGTGGTCAGCGGTGACGGTCCGCTGGAGGTCGAGGTGGGGGTCCCGGAAGGGCTGGTGACCCAGCTGGAGCCGGGGAGCGACGCCGAGGCGCGACTACCCTTCGCCGAAGATCGCACGGTGCCCGGCACCGTCCGCTCCCTGGGGCGCGCCGCCGCCGGCGCCGGCAACCTCTTCCCGGTGGTGGTGGCGCTGGGAGAACCGCAAGGGGTGGCGCCGGGGATGACCGCCGAAGTGCTCCTCACCAGCCGCACCAACGACTCGGTGACGGTGCCTCTGGCGGCCATCCTCAACCCCGGCGGCAGCCGCCCCCGGGTCTTTCGTCTGATCGATGACGGCGCAGAAGAAATCGTGCAGCAGGTGGCGGTGCGGGTCGAGCAGCTCACCGGCGAGCGGGTGGCGGTGCGGGGCGAGCTGGAGCCCGGCGATCTGGTGGTGGTGAGCGGCCACGGCGGCCTGCTCGACGGCGACACCGTGGAGGTGGTGCGGTGA
- a CDS encoding efflux RND transporter permease subunit, producing the protein MRALTGILRQRKLVLTLALLLAFLGVASWATMKRQEDPRLPDYWGQVVVTFPGADAETVERLVLDRLEEYLASVAQVGEISSTAYSEVAVLTIDLREDTDDTDGAWDEVREALEDATPELPDGASEPRLNDDLQDQEGIVYALTGHPDPLELKGAADRLKDELLALSVVSKVEIVADPGDQIVVELTASAARRLGVDPRQLAAQLGARNRILPGGSVELSGRNVTLRPQSEFESLDEIRNTPVLLPSGSTVPLSSIATVRRGPEEPVTARMRYDGENAVGLGVVLRTGINVISAGETVRGRMEELRDQVAPVEVTEVAFQPDRVEHRLDELGRSLLLGVMIVAGVLMLTMGLRMGLIVASVVPLVALSALAVYAMGGGVLHQISVAALVIALGMLVDNAIVVAENIQWRLDRGEPSEEAATGAVAELATPLAAATATTLAAFVPMYLAEGGTGEFTRAIPLLIMLTLTVSYLFAVFVTPALSNMLLRPQLSSLNGGPRKGWLERQAPRLGRLAVRRAGWVLLAVAVLVGSSLLAAGWVKQQFFPSSDRNQLVVDLRLPEGSHLDATDRQAQVLERALLAHPEVVSVAGFVGRSTPKFYYNLNTIPWSPHLAQLVVETTSTDSLEEVIHWTRDFVYQELPAVELVVQKLEQGPSIAAPVEIRLYAQELEPLSQAADAVLAELRAIPGAADVRHSLGGGTPMMRFHIEDAAAGRRGMSRDDVALSLFGRTRGLPVGYFRAEDEPVPVVVRSPEGEALPVEDLLSMDISTPGGEPVPLGQLARLELQWRPAAIHHHDGQRVVRVLSQLDGEATYSDVLRQLEPKLQAMDLPAGVSWQFGGAAEGSEEANVAMLRTFPIGVLLLLGILMSEFRSFRRVGIVLVTVPLAAAGVVPGLLVSGQPFGFMSLLGVIALVGVVVNNAIVMLEVVEARRADGEPIPVALIEAVERRLRPILLTTATTVAGLLPLAFSPSTLWPPMAWAMISGLIASTVLTVLVVPALYTLLFVPRRIDFLPQWLRSRRAATAGLLLLALVAAGGAQAQPPMNQSPVMMTLEQAMDAAVQRPRAQAAGDRAEAAGAAARAERRAALLPTVTVGGGVNERDRDLDLVTPIGDISFGDRRSESGEVRVVQPLLDPARLFYAAPAARAEAEAAESQAYRSREEAAAEAAEAFLDVLALDARRQATESFIASLETRLRDTRSRVDAGRALESDALKVQLALDSARQDLLALEQAREVATWALGMAVGADNPVKPRWEPQGKSGWKNEGEGEALAASSAQARGSAPAQQAFEHRQDLAALNQQLNALELRRKAVSAERLPRLDADARWTWTTGSPYREDNWIEAGVLVSWRPFAAATNRPRQRALEAQAQARQRELQEARRGVSLEIRAARAELATARGAVTVGRTGVEQATETLRVERQRYDAGRATTNDLLAAEAALRDEQTRRDLAELDVVRASIRLRLAQGELLGSS; encoded by the coding sequence GTGAGGGCCCTCACCGGCATCCTGCGCCAGCGCAAGCTGGTGCTCACCCTCGCTCTTCTGCTGGCCTTCCTGGGAGTGGCGTCCTGGGCCACCATGAAACGGCAGGAAGATCCCCGGCTGCCGGACTATTGGGGGCAGGTGGTGGTCACCTTCCCCGGTGCCGACGCCGAGACGGTGGAGCGGCTGGTGCTCGACCGGCTGGAGGAGTACCTGGCGTCGGTGGCCCAGGTGGGGGAGATCAGCTCCACCGCCTACAGCGAGGTGGCGGTGCTGACCATCGACCTGCGAGAGGACACGGACGACACCGACGGCGCCTGGGACGAGGTGCGGGAGGCCCTGGAGGACGCCACGCCGGAGCTTCCCGACGGCGCCTCCGAACCGCGCCTCAACGACGACCTCCAGGACCAGGAGGGCATCGTCTACGCCCTCACCGGGCACCCCGATCCGCTGGAGCTCAAGGGCGCCGCGGACCGGCTCAAGGACGAGTTGCTGGCGCTGTCGGTGGTCTCCAAGGTGGAGATCGTCGCTGATCCCGGGGATCAGATCGTGGTCGAGCTCACCGCCTCCGCCGCCCGCCGGCTGGGCGTCGACCCCCGCCAGCTGGCGGCCCAGCTGGGGGCCCGCAACCGCATCCTCCCCGGGGGCTCGGTGGAGCTTTCCGGACGCAACGTGACCCTGCGGCCCCAGAGCGAATTCGAGAGCCTGGACGAGATCCGCAACACCCCGGTGCTGCTGCCGTCGGGTTCGACGGTGCCCCTCTCCTCCATCGCCACCGTGCGCCGCGGGCCGGAGGAGCCGGTGACGGCGCGCATGCGCTACGACGGCGAGAACGCCGTGGGCCTGGGGGTGGTGCTGCGCACCGGCATCAACGTCATCTCCGCCGGCGAGACCGTGCGCGGGCGGATGGAAGAGCTGCGAGACCAGGTGGCGCCGGTGGAGGTCACCGAGGTGGCCTTCCAGCCGGATCGGGTGGAGCACCGCCTGGACGAGCTGGGACGCTCGCTGCTCCTCGGCGTGATGATCGTCGCCGGCGTGTTGATGCTCACCATGGGCCTACGAATGGGGCTCATCGTCGCCTCAGTGGTGCCCCTGGTGGCCCTCTCCGCCCTCGCCGTCTACGCCATGGGCGGCGGCGTGCTGCACCAGATTTCGGTGGCGGCGCTGGTCATCGCCCTGGGCATGCTGGTGGACAACGCCATCGTGGTGGCGGAAAACATCCAGTGGCGCCTGGACCGCGGCGAGCCCAGCGAGGAAGCGGCCACCGGCGCCGTGGCGGAGCTGGCCACACCCTTGGCAGCGGCCACCGCCACCACCCTGGCGGCCTTCGTGCCGATGTACTTGGCGGAGGGCGGCACCGGCGAGTTCACCCGCGCCATCCCGCTGCTCATCATGCTCACCCTGACGGTGAGCTACCTCTTCGCCGTCTTCGTCACCCCCGCCCTCTCCAACATGCTGCTGCGGCCCCAGCTCAGCTCTCTGAATGGTGGGCCCCGCAAGGGATGGCTGGAGCGCCAGGCGCCGCGGCTGGGCCGGCTGGCGGTGCGCCGGGCGGGTTGGGTGCTGCTGGCGGTGGCGGTGCTGGTGGGCTCCTCGCTGCTGGCCGCCGGCTGGGTCAAACAGCAATTCTTCCCATCCTCCGACCGCAACCAGCTGGTGGTGGATCTGCGGCTGCCCGAGGGCAGTCACCTGGACGCCACCGACCGTCAGGCCCAGGTGCTCGAACGGGCGCTCCTGGCGCATCCGGAAGTGGTTTCGGTGGCGGGCTTCGTGGGTCGCAGCACGCCGAAGTTCTACTACAACCTCAACACCATCCCGTGGAGCCCGCACCTGGCCCAGCTGGTGGTGGAAACCACCTCCACCGACAGCCTGGAGGAAGTGATCCACTGGACTCGGGACTTCGTCTACCAGGAGTTGCCGGCGGTGGAGCTGGTGGTCCAGAAGCTCGAACAGGGGCCGTCCATCGCCGCACCGGTGGAGATCCGCCTCTACGCCCAGGAGCTGGAGCCCCTGAGCCAGGCCGCCGACGCGGTGCTGGCGGAGCTGCGGGCCATCCCCGGCGCCGCCGACGTGCGCCACAGCCTGGGCGGCGGTACGCCGATGATGCGCTTCCACATCGAGGACGCCGCCGCCGGCCGCCGGGGCATGAGCCGGGACGATGTCGCCCTCTCCCTCTTCGGCCGCACCCGCGGCCTGCCGGTGGGCTACTTCCGCGCCGAAGACGAGCCGGTGCCGGTGGTGGTGCGCTCGCCGGAGGGCGAGGCGCTGCCGGTGGAAGACCTCCTCTCCATGGACATCTCCACCCCCGGCGGTGAACCCGTGCCCCTGGGTCAGCTGGCCCGGCTGGAGCTCCAATGGCGCCCCGCCGCCATCCACCACCACGATGGCCAGCGGGTGGTGCGGGTGCTCTCCCAACTCGACGGCGAGGCGACCTACAGCGACGTACTGCGCCAGCTGGAGCCGAAGCTCCAGGCCATGGACCTGCCGGCGGGAGTGAGCTGGCAGTTCGGTGGCGCCGCCGAGGGCTCGGAGGAAGCCAATGTAGCCATGTTGCGCACCTTCCCCATCGGCGTGCTGCTGCTGCTGGGCATCCTGATGTCCGAGTTCCGCTCCTTCCGCCGCGTCGGCATCGTGTTGGTCACCGTCCCCCTGGCCGCCGCCGGCGTGGTGCCGGGCCTGCTGGTGAGCGGTCAGCCCTTCGGCTTCATGTCGCTGCTGGGGGTCATCGCGCTGGTGGGAGTGGTGGTCAACAACGCCATCGTCATGCTCGAGGTGGTGGAGGCTCGCCGGGCCGACGGCGAACCCATTCCGGTGGCCCTCATCGAGGCGGTGGAGCGCCGGCTGCGGCCCATTCTCCTGACCACCGCCACCACCGTCGCCGGTCTGCTGCCGCTGGCCTTCTCCCCCTCCACCCTGTGGCCGCCCATGGCCTGGGCCATGATCTCCGGTCTCATCGCCTCGACGGTGCTCACCGTGCTGGTGGTGCCGGCGCTCTACACCCTGCTCTTCGTGCCGCGGCGCATCGACTTCCTGCCTCAGTGGTTGCGTTCCCGCCGGGCCGCCACCGCCGGGCTCTTGCTGCTGGCGCTAGTGGCCGCGGGGGGCGCCCAGGCCCAACCGCCGATGAATCAGTCGCCGGTGATGATGACCCTCGAGCAGGCCATGGACGCCGCGGTACAGCGCCCGCGGGCACAGGCCGCCGGAGATCGCGCCGAGGCCGCCGGGGCCGCCGCCCGCGCCGAGCGACGGGCAGCCCTGCTGCCCACCGTCACCGTCGGCGGCGGGGTCAACGAGCGGGATCGGGATCTCGACCTGGTCACCCCCATCGGCGACATCTCCTTCGGCGACCGCCGTAGCGAGAGCGGCGAGGTGCGGGTGGTGCAGCCACTCCTCGACCCGGCGCGACTCTTCTACGCCGCCCCCGCCGCCCGCGCCGAGGCCGAGGCCGCCGAGAGCCAGGCCTACCGAAGCCGCGAAGAGGCCGCCGCCGAGGCCGCCGAAGCCTTCCTCGACGTCCTCGCCCTGGACGCCCGCCGCCAGGCTACGGAGAGCTTCATCGCCAGCCTGGAGACCCGCCTGCGGGACACCCGGTCGCGGGTCGACGCCGGGCGGGCGCTGGAATCCGACGCCCTCAAGGTCCAGCTGGCCCTCGACTCGGCGCGGCAAGATCTGTTGGCCCTGGAGCAGGCCCGGGAGGTCGCCACCTGGGCCCTGGGCATGGCGGTGGGAGCCGACAACCCCGTGAAGCCACGGTGGGAGCCCCAAGGGAAAAGCGGGTGGAAGAACGAGGGGGAAGGCGAGGCCTTGGCCGCTAGCTCGGCGCAGGCCCGGGGCTCAGCACCGGCGCAGCAGGCCTTCGAGCACCGCCAGGATCTGGCCGCCTTAAACCAGCAGCTGAACGCCCTGGAGCTGCGGCGCAAGGCGGTGAGCGCCGAACGGCTGCCGCGCCTCGACGCCGACGCCCGCTGGACCTGGACCACCGGCAGCCCCTACCGCGAGGACAATTGGATCGAGGCTGGGGTGCTGGTCTCCTGGCGCCCCTTCGCCGCCGCCACCAACCGGCCGCGGCAGCGGGCCCTGGAGGCCCAGGCCCAGGCGCGGCAGCGGGAGCTGCAAGAAGCCCGCCGCGGCGTGAGCCTGGAAATCCGCGCCGCCCGCGCCGAGCTCGCCACCGCCCGTGGCGCCGTCACTGTCGGCAGGACCGGTGTCGAACAGGCCACGGAGACCTTGCGAGTCGAGCGCCAGCGCTACGACGCCGGCCGCGCCACCACCAACGATCTGCTGGCGGCGGAGGCCGCCCTGCGGGACGAGCAAACCCGCCGAGATCTCGCCGAGCTGGACGTCGTCCGCGCCTCCATTCGGCTGCGGCTGGCGCAGGGGGAGCTGCTGGGATCCAGCTGA
- a CDS encoding TetR/AcrR family transcriptional regulator: MAAKRDPEATRAAILQAAEEEFLQKGFADTSTSAIARGAGVTKSLIHHHFGSKEKLWNEVKVRRFAQYAEAQIRMTETSSPDADLLRRSMKLYFKFLQDNPEVVRLMAWMYLEGDDECTDIDRKVLLAGAEKIREGQENGSLRNDIDPRYILVLFVSLGKQWFQSHERLCSALNFDQPMEQTDAEYLEAMEKIFFEGVLPR; this comes from the coding sequence ATGGCTGCCAAACGAGACCCCGAAGCCACCCGCGCCGCCATTTTGCAGGCTGCCGAAGAGGAGTTTCTGCAAAAAGGCTTCGCCGACACCAGCACCTCCGCCATCGCCCGCGGTGCCGGCGTCACCAAGAGCCTGATCCACCACCACTTCGGCTCCAAGGAGAAGCTGTGGAACGAGGTCAAGGTGCGGCGCTTCGCTCAATACGCCGAGGCGCAGATCCGCATGACGGAGACCTCGTCGCCGGACGCCGACCTGCTGCGCCGCTCCATGAAGCTGTACTTCAAATTCCTCCAGGACAATCCGGAGGTGGTACGGCTGATGGCGTGGATGTATCTGGAAGGGGACGACGAGTGCACCGACATCGACCGCAAGGTGCTGCTGGCGGGGGCGGAGAAGATCCGAGAGGGCCAGGAGAACGGCTCCCTGAGAAACGACATCGACCCCCGGTACATCCTGGTCCTCTTCGTTTCCCTGGGCAAGCAGTGGTTCCAATCTCATGAGCGCCTGTGCAGCGCCTTGAACTTCGACCAGCCCATGGAGCAAACCGACGCCGAATATCTGGAGGCGATGGAAAAGATCTTCTTCGAGGGGGTCTTGCCCCGCTGA
- a CDS encoding pyridoxal phosphate-dependent aminotransferase has protein sequence MPKYPRASPTIAAMVGSVYSSVAERVRRYDGELYPLHIGDTWMEPAEGCRMENLTVAEHPGMHRYSPPAGRKDLRRAIAGHTEERSGCATTEDQVIICAGATAALSTAVGALVDPGEEVLIMAPYWPLIAGMVRAFRATPVPVPFFAGDDLPANAEEAVEAFRSRCTDRTVALYVNTPHNPSGKVLPAEWARAIVEWAASEDLWVISDEVYEEFVYAGEHTPLRPMDPERVITSQSFSKAYGMTGNRCGYLVGPAEALAECKKIGTDTYYCAPTASQLAAVEALAGPGQEWARTARERYAELGRAAAAKLGVPTPEGSTFFFVDVSEQLDFEQEDPLLGFLERCADRGLLVAPGPSFGPYPHHVRVCFTSAEPEVVLRGFDVLAELLAS, from the coding sequence ATGCCCAAATATCCACGCGCTTCCCCCACCATCGCCGCCATGGTCGGCTCCGTCTATTCCAGCGTCGCCGAACGAGTCCGCCGCTACGACGGCGAGCTCTATCCGCTGCACATCGGCGATACCTGGATGGAGCCCGCCGAAGGTTGCCGCATGGAGAACCTGACAGTGGCGGAGCATCCCGGCATGCATCGCTACTCGCCCCCCGCCGGGCGCAAAGACCTGCGCCGCGCCATCGCTGGGCACACCGAGGAGCGCAGCGGCTGCGCCACCACGGAAGACCAGGTGATCATCTGCGCCGGCGCCACCGCCGCCCTCTCCACCGCCGTCGGCGCGCTGGTGGATCCCGGTGAGGAAGTGCTGATCATGGCTCCCTACTGGCCGCTCATCGCGGGCATGGTGCGAGCCTTCCGGGCCACGCCGGTGCCGGTGCCCTTCTTCGCCGGCGACGATCTACCCGCCAACGCCGAGGAAGCGGTGGAGGCTTTCCGCAGCCGCTGCACCGATCGCACCGTGGCCCTCTACGTCAACACGCCCCACAACCCCAGCGGCAAGGTGCTGCCGGCGGAGTGGGCGCGGGCGATCGTGGAATGGGCGGCCTCGGAAGATCTCTGGGTGATCTCCGACGAGGTTTACGAGGAATTTGTCTATGCCGGTGAGCACACCCCCCTGCGGCCCATGGATCCGGAACGGGTGATCACCTCCCAGAGTTTCTCCAAGGCCTATGGCATGACCGGCAATCGTTGCGGCTATCTGGTGGGGCCGGCGGAAGCGCTGGCGGAGTGCAAGAAGATCGGCACCGACACCTACTATTGCGCCCCCACCGCCTCCCAGCTGGCCGCCGTCGAGGCCCTCGCCGGCCCCGGCCAGGAGTGGGCGCGGACGGCCCGGGAGCGCTACGCGGAGCTCGGCCGCGCCGCCGCCGCCAAGCTAGGGGTCCCGACCCCTGAAGGCTCGACCTTCTTCTTCGTCGATGTCAGCGAGCAGCTGGACTTCGAGCAGGAGGATCCCCTCCTGGGCTTCCTCGAGCGCTGCGCCGACCGCGGCCTGCTGGTGGCCCCGGGTCCCAGCTTCGGCCCCTACCCTCACCACGTGCGGGTGTGCTTCACCTCCGCCGAGCCGGAGGTGGTGTTGCGAGGCTTCGACGTGCTGGCGGAGCTCCTCGCTTCGTAA